The genome window GATGGCAAAGAGAATACAACAGCAGAAATCACCGTTTCCAACGATGGGCGTTATGTATATGGTTCTAACCGTGGACATGACAGCATCGTTGTATTTGCAGTAGATGCAGACAAAGGTCATCTGACACTGGTTGAGCATGTATCTGCTGAAGGAGAGCATCCGCGTCATTTCGCTCTGACACCTAACGGCAAATTGCTGATCGCAGCCAACCGCGATACCAACAACATCGTGTCTTTCACAGTGGATCAGGAGAGCGGACGTCTGAAATACACAGGTCACAGCACAGGTGTATCCAAGCCGGTATGTGTGAAACCAGTATACTTGTAAAAAATAAATTTCTAATACCAGCCTTGGCTGGATTGAGATGATAATGACCCTGCCATGTGGCGGGGTCTTTTATATTGAACATCAAACGTGATAATTAGGTTGCTGTTCTGCTATAAACAGTGCTGTAAACGGATCTGAACAAAGGATTTATCTTGTTATATAATTCGTTTAACAACGAATAATTATCAATAGTATCGCCCAAGTAACTACCCCACTTCAAAGTGCGTACTTCCTGAATGGATAGTCAGGGTCTACAATGAGTAAGTAGCCAAAACAAACACTGCATGCATCTGAACAGACAAATTGGTGCAGGCTAAATATCTGATTATTATTTTTACAGGAACGACTCATACTTGAACAACAAAGGAGAAATAAATGATGAAATTGCAATTGGCACTCGACTTGGTAAATATTCCTGAAGGTATCGCACTGGTTAAAGAGGTTGAACAATATATTGATATCGTTGAGATTGGTACACCAATCGTTATTAATGAAGGTTTGCACGCGGTAAAAGCGATGAAAGAAGCATTCCCTAATCTGCAAGTTCTTGCAGACCTTAAAATCATGGACGCTGGTGGTTATGAAATCATGAAAGCTGCTGAGGCTGGTGCGGATCTGATCACTGTGCTTGGGGCAACCAATGACAGTACGATTAAAGGTGCAGTAGCAGAAGCGAAGAAACAAAACAAACAAGTTCTTGTAGACATGATCAACGTGCCTAACCTTGAACAACGTGCTCGTGAAATTGATGCGCTTGGCGTAGATTACATCTGTGTACACACAGGTTATGACCTGCAAGCTGAAGGACAAAGCCCGTTCGAAGATTTGCAAACGATCAAAGCTGCTGTGAAAAATGCAAAAACGGCTGTCGCTGGTGGAATCAAGCTGGAAACATTGCCAGAAGTAATCAAAGCACAACCGGATCTGGTTATTGTAGGCGGCGGTATCACAGGACAAGCAGACAAAGCGGCAGTTGCAGCTGAAATGCAACGTCTTGTTAAACAAGGGTAAGCGAATGAGCAAAACACAATATGCAGCGGACATCTTGAAGGAGCTGGAACGCACGTTAAGCCAGATCGATGATGCAGAAATGCAAGCGATGGCTGAACATATTCTGGCTGCAGAACAGATTTTTGTAGCAGGAGCAGGCCGGTCAGGATTAATGGGAAAGGCTTTTGCCATGAGACTGATGCAGATGGGGCTTCGTGTATATGTGGTGGGCGAGACCGTTACACCCGGGATCAGCTCGAAGGACTTCCTCTTGCTGTGCTCTGGCTCAGGAGAGACAGGCAGTCTCGTAGCTATGGCTAAGAAGGCTAGTCAAGCAGGAGCACCTGTCGGCCTGATTACGATCAAGCCAGAGTCTACGATCGGTCAATTGGCAACTACGGTAGTGCGCCTTCCGGCTTCAGCCAAAGAGGACACAGCGACTTCTGGAGCGGAAGTAACCATCCAGCCAATGGGCTCGCTGTTTGAACAGGGACTGTTAATCGGCATGGATGCTCTTATCCTTACGATGATGGAAATGAAGGGTATGACCGGAGCGGATATGTTTGGCCGCCACGCCAACCTGGAATAGTAAATAGATGGAAGACCGGAATCCTTTGATTATGAAGGGTTCTGGTCTTTTCTGTGATGCATAGGCATTCATTTGCTTAGATTTATCCGTAATTTTCACTTAAACTTTGCATCCCGACCAGGCTGTAGTAGAATTAATAGATAGCTGTATCGAATGAATGTACTTATTACATCATGCATGGAGCGGAAAGCTTACCTTATGTGAAGTATTCCCGTGATATGCGTAATATACGCGATATAAGATTGAAGATGAGGGGGCTCGGAGCCATGGCAGCCGAAGTCAAGGAACGGATTAATCTGAAAGAAATCAACTGTGAGAAGGAATTGACCCTTGCGGTGATCGGTGGCAAATGGAAATTGATTATATTGTGGCATTTGGGTCTGGAAGGCACCAAACGTTTCAGTGAACTGAAACGCCTAATCCCTCATATTACCCAGAAGATGCTGACCAACCAGCTGCGTGAGCTGGAGGAAGATAAATTGATTGAGCGTAAGGTCTATGCAGAGGTTCCGCCTCGGGTGGAATATACGTTGACAGATCACGGTCAGAGCCTGATGCCTGTGCTGCACGCAATGTATAACTGGGGTAAAAATTACGGTGAAAATGTAATCTGGAAAGAAAGCTAATTAGTTATATTCATTAAAACGCTTGTTGTATGGAGTTTTTCCATCACCTAGCGTTTTTTTTAGTTACTTTCAAATTTGGTCACATGATCAATAGTTTACTCCAAACGCAGTGGGCAGAAATAGCTTGAAGAAGCGGAGCTAAAAGTTTTCTGAAAGAAAGCTACATCGCAAGCATATACTGGCTTTTATCCTAGATACCCCTTTTATATAGATGGAACTAAACATTCACATGAGAACGTAGAGGACAGAAAGAACCTGAAGAAGCGGAGCGTTCGCCTTTATCACCAGATTTTCACCTTTATAAAATTGAATCAAAAAATTAGGGGATAACAGCGATCGGAAGGTTGTTCTGTCATCGGAGTGGTAGTGTGAATAATCTTTAGTCCAATCTATACTCCCCTGAACCAAAAGTCTCATTATTTGCAGATGTCATGTATACATAAACCGATTATGATACGATGAGATATATTGGAAAATGCAAGGAGGATGACAACTAAAGATGGAAAAAATACGTACACGTGCTGAGGTAGATCAGGAAACCACATGGGATCTGAGAGATTTGTTTGTAACCGATGTAGAGTGGGAGCAGGAACTTCGATCACTTCCTGAGGCTGCTGCCCAGATCGAAACGTTCAAAGGACGTCTGGGCGAAGGCGCTGAACAATTGCTGGCTTGTCTGGATGCTCGTGAAGCTTTGCAGGAGCGAATCGGCAAGACGGCTTCTTATGCCCGCTTGAAGCAGTCAGAGGACAGCACCAATCCGGTGAACATAGAGAATTCAGCTAAAGCAGGAGATATCCTATCGAATCTGTCGTCATCCTTGTCTTTTGTTAATTCGGAGATCGTTGAACTTCCGGATGGAACTGTAGAGCGTTATATCCAAGAACTTCCGGGATTGGAGCCGTATGCGCGCAGTTTGGAGCGTTTGATTCGGGAAAAAGCACATCGGCTTACGCCAGAGACCGAGAAGGTACTCGCTTCACTCGGAGAGGTACTGGATTCGCCATACCGTATCTATCTGCGCGGTAAACTGGCAGACATGACGTTTGACGATGCTCTCGATGGAGAGGACAATAATCGTCCACTGTCCTGGTCTTTCTATGAAAATAATTATGAGATGTCGTCCGATACCAAGCTGCGCCGTTCTGCTTATGCTGCATTCAGCTCGACATTAAATGATTACAAAAATACGTTCGCAGAAGGTTATGCAACCGAAGTGAAGAAACAAGTTGTGTTATCCAGGCTGCGGGGTTATGACGATGTTACAGATATGCTTCTTAGCCCACAGCAAGTGAGCAAAGAGATGTACAATAATATTCTGGATATTATCCAGCAGGAACTCGCACCACATATGCGCAGACTGGCGGCTCTCAAGAAACGTGAGCTGGGTCTGGACAAGCTGATGTTCTGTGATCTGAAGGCCCCGCTTGATCCTGAATTTAGCCCTGCCATTACATATGATGAGGCGTGCACACTCATTCAAGAAGCGCTTGATGTGCTTGGGCCGGAGTATGGCGAGATCGTAGAGTGCGCATTTCGCGATCGCTGGGTGGATTACGCAGATAATGCAGGCAAATCCACAGGGGCATTTTGCTCTTCTATATATGGTTCGCACTCCTATATCTTAATTTCTTGGGCGAACAATATGCGCGGAGCATTTACACTTGCCCATGAAGTGGGACATGCAGGCCACTTCATGCTTGCGGGACGTTACCAACGGCTCACGAATACAAGACCATCGCTTTATTTCATTGAGGCACCATCGACCATGAATGAAATGCTGCTGGCAGATCATCTATTGAAGCGTTCCGATAATCCGAGAATGCGTCGTTGGGTCATTTTGCAACTGTTGAATACGTATTACCATAACTTCGTTACACATCTGCTGGAAGGTGAATTGCAGCGCAGGGTGTATGCACTCGCAACTAATGATGAGCCCATTACGGCGAAGACGTTAAGTCAGCTCAAAGGGGACATTCTCTCTGAATTCTGGGGACCTGATCTGGTGATTGATGAAGGAGCCAAGCTCACGTGGATGAGACAACCTCATTATTATATGGGTCTATATCCATATACCTATGCGGCAGGTTTGACCGCTTCCACAGCAGCAGCACAACAGATTAGGGAAGAAGGGCAGCCTGCGGTAGATCGCTGGCTCGAAGCACTCAAAGCCGGTGGAAGTCTCACTCCGCAGGAGTTAATGAAGCTTGCAGGTGTCGATATGTCCGGACCCGAGCCGATTCGCTCTGCAGTTGCTTATGTCGGCAGTCTGGTCGACGAACTTGAACGTCTGTATTCCTGATCTGGTTCATATAGTATACGGACAAGGCAGAACGGGTTGTCTGCATGCACCGCCCTCCTTGCGTGGGGGCGGTGCATCTTATTTTGCAAGGGGAAAGGAACGATGATGAATGGCGTTAACGAGCGTGTCCTCATCGATGGGCCGATTAAGCGTGGACGGCTTTGGTGTGTTTGACGACATGAATGGAGTACCGGGGTTTGAAGGCAATCAGGGTGGTTTCTTTTCGGGATTGAATGAGTTTGGTGCCATGGGTGCGTTTGTTTCCATTTTTATTGGTGCCGTATTTCTTATTGTTGCGGGTGTGATTGTATATGCCATCATTTCAGGGGTACGCACGTGGTCCTCGAATAACGCTGCGGCCTTGTTAACCCTGCATTCAGCGGTGGTGGCGAAACGAACGGAAGTCTCAGGTGGTAGCGGGGATAGCAGTGCGACGACCCGATATTATGTTACATTTGAATTCGACAATGGCGAGCGCATTGAACTGATTGTTGGTGGAAACCATTATGGCATGTTGGCTGAACATGATCGAGGGATGCTGACGTATCAGGGGACACGATTCAAGCATTTTGAGAGAGATGTGCAGCCCCAGTCGGGCGTTAACAAAGGCCAATTTTATACGTGAAAATAGAAATACGGCTCCTCCTACTTGGGAGAGAGTCGTTTTTGGTGTGCCCAAAAGAAAGAAAAATCGAAGGGTATTCAAACGCTTACAATGGTGATATACTCGTAAAATAAAGTAAAACAGTATTAAACAAAAACAAACAAACAATAAATACAGAATAAAGTACAGAGTGCGGACTGAATCAAGAGATATCGTATGGAAATAGAATTGGCTCGAAAGGTTGGTGAAGCGCGGTGAGTGTTCTGGCTTATGATTTGGGGGCTGGTAGCGGGAGAGCGCTACTGGGGCATCTGAATGATCATGGGATCGAAACAAGTGAAATTCATCGGTTCAAGAATGAACCCGTGAAGGTTGGCGAGCGGATGCATTGGGATATTCTGCGATTGCATCATGAATTGTTGCAAGGGCTTACACTTGTGAAACAGCAGGGAGAAAAGCCGGAGAGCCTGGGGATCGATTCCTGGGGCGTTGATTTTGGTTTGCTTGGCAGTAATGGTGAGCTGCTGGGTAACCCGTATCATTACCGTGACACACAGTTTAACGGCATGATGGATCAGGTACGCCAAGAGTTGAGCTCTCAGCGAATCTTTGAACGTACAGGGATTCAGTTTCTTAGCTTTAATACCCTGTATCAGTTGGCAACCCTTCAACGTAGCGGTTCTCCGCTTCTTCATGAAGCAGAGCGGTTTCTTATGATTCCGGATTTGCTTCGATACTTTCTGACGGGAGAAGCCGTGAATGAGTTCACCAATGCTACGACAACACAATTGTATAATCCCTCACAGGGTCAATGGGACGGTGAGTTGCTGAAGCATATTCGCATTTCGGAGAAACTCTTCGGTGAAGCGGTGATGCCAGGCACCCGTGTTGGACAGTTGCGCAGCAGCATATGTAACGACCTTGGTCTTTCTTCTATCCCTGTGATCGCCGTTGCGGAGCATGATACGGGTTCAGCCGTTGTGGCTGTTCCTGCAACGGAACGTTCATTTGCTTACCTGAGCTGTGGAACCTGGTCCCTGATGGGTACCGAGATAGATCATCCTGCGATTAGTACCGAGAGTCTGGCATTGAACTTCACGAATGAAGGCGGGGCGGGCGGAACATTCCGTCTGCTCAAGAACATTATGGGTCTGTGGATTTTGCAGGAAAGCATGCGGGAGTGGGAGCGTCAGGGGCAGGAAATTAGCTACAGTGCGTTATTGGCAAAGGCGGAGCAGGCACCTCCATTTGCCAGTTTATTTGATCCGGATGATGAACTGTTCATGCCAGCAGGAGATATGACAACCCGAATACGCCAGTATTGCCGTGATACAGGACAAGTGATACCAGAGGATCAGGGAGCGATTGCCCGGGCAATTCTGGAGAGTCTTGCATTGAAGTATAGAAGAGTTCTGGGATGGACGGAACAATTATCGGGACAGTCGTTCAACGGATTGCATATGGTCGGTGGAGGTATCCAAAACCGCCTGTTATGTCAGTGGACTGCGAATTCCATTGGCAAGCCGGTATGGGCGGGTCCGGCAGAGGGAAGTGCTATCGGGAATATGGTTGTGCAATGGATGGCGAGCGGAGCGTTTAAGGATATCTGGGAAGCTCGGAATGCCATTCGTGATTCATTTCCTGTAATTGCGTATGAGCCGCAGGACGGATCAATCTGGGAAGAGGCTTACGGCAGATTTCTGCGTGTGACGGCTTCATCCACTTCACAAGCGGGGAGTGAGATGTAAACATGTTGGCAGCCGAGCGGTATGACCGGATTGTAGAGATGGTGAATGTTAAGGGCAGTATGCGTGTATCCGAGCTTAGTGAACGCTGCCGGGTGACGGAGGAAACCATCCGGCGAGATCTGGATCGTTTGGAACAGGCAGGACGACTGCGTCGCTCTCACGGTGGTGCCGTGAGTGTGAAGGAAGATCAGCCCGAGATCCCTTATCGGATCAGGGAGACAACCCATGCGGAAGAGAAAAAACGGATTGCACAAGCGGCTCTGGCGATGATTAATCCGGGTGATCGCATTCTGTTGGATGCCAGCACAACGGCAGGTTATATGGCAGCAAACATGCCTGATTTTCCGCTGACCGTCTTGACTAATTCCATTCAGGTAGCGACTGAACTTAGCAGTCGTGACAAGGTTGAGGTCATCTCAACGGGAGGCCAGTTGGCATCTCGCTCGTTGTCTTTTGTAGGGCCACTCGCGGAGCGTTCTCTGGAGACGTATCATGTGGACAAATTGTTTTTGTCCTGCAAAGGCGTACATCTTGAAGGTGGCGGAATCAGTGAATCCAATGAACTTCAGGCAAG of Paenibacillus sp. FSL R5-0517 contains these proteins:
- the hxlA gene encoding 3-hexulose-6-phosphate synthase, yielding MKLQLALDLVNIPEGIALVKEVEQYIDIVEIGTPIVINEGLHAVKAMKEAFPNLQVLADLKIMDAGGYEIMKAAEAGADLITVLGATNDSTIKGAVAEAKKQNKQVLVDMINVPNLEQRAREIDALGVDYICVHTGYDLQAEGQSPFEDLQTIKAAVKNAKTAVAGGIKLETLPEVIKAQPDLVIVGGGITGQADKAAVAAEMQRLVKQG
- the hxlB gene encoding 6-phospho-3-hexuloisomerase; translation: MSKTQYAADILKELERTLSQIDDAEMQAMAEHILAAEQIFVAGAGRSGLMGKAFAMRLMQMGLRVYVVGETVTPGISSKDFLLLCSGSGETGSLVAMAKKASQAGAPVGLITIKPESTIGQLATTVVRLPASAKEDTATSGAEVTIQPMGSLFEQGLLIGMDALILTMMEMKGMTGADMFGRHANLE
- a CDS encoding helix-turn-helix domain-containing protein, producing MAAEVKERINLKEINCEKELTLAVIGGKWKLIILWHLGLEGTKRFSELKRLIPHITQKMLTNQLRELEEDKLIERKVYAEVPPRVEYTLTDHGQSLMPVLHAMYNWGKNYGENVIWKES
- the pepF gene encoding oligoendopeptidase F; the protein is MEKIRTRAEVDQETTWDLRDLFVTDVEWEQELRSLPEAAAQIETFKGRLGEGAEQLLACLDAREALQERIGKTASYARLKQSEDSTNPVNIENSAKAGDILSNLSSSLSFVNSEIVELPDGTVERYIQELPGLEPYARSLERLIREKAHRLTPETEKVLASLGEVLDSPYRIYLRGKLADMTFDDALDGEDNNRPLSWSFYENNYEMSSDTKLRRSAYAAFSSTLNDYKNTFAEGYATEVKKQVVLSRLRGYDDVTDMLLSPQQVSKEMYNNILDIIQQELAPHMRRLAALKKRELGLDKLMFCDLKAPLDPEFSPAITYDEACTLIQEALDVLGPEYGEIVECAFRDRWVDYADNAGKSTGAFCSSIYGSHSYILISWANNMRGAFTLAHEVGHAGHFMLAGRYQRLTNTRPSLYFIEAPSTMNEMLLADHLLKRSDNPRMRRWVILQLLNTYYHNFVTHLLEGELQRRVYALATNDEPITAKTLSQLKGDILSEFWGPDLVIDEGAKLTWMRQPHYYMGLYPYTYAAGLTASTAAAQQIREEGQPAVDRWLEALKAGGSLTPQELMKLAGVDMSGPEPIRSAVAYVGSLVDELERLYS
- a CDS encoding DUF2500 domain-containing protein, producing MALTSVSSSMGRLSVDGFGVFDDMNGVPGFEGNQGGFFSGLNEFGAMGAFVSIFIGAVFLIVAGVIVYAIISGVRTWSSNNAAALLTLHSAVVAKRTEVSGGSGDSSATTRYYVTFEFDNGERIELIVGGNHYGMLAEHDRGMLTYQGTRFKHFERDVQPQSGVNKGQFYT
- a CDS encoding rhamnulokinase family protein, translated to MSVLAYDLGAGSGRALLGHLNDHGIETSEIHRFKNEPVKVGERMHWDILRLHHELLQGLTLVKQQGEKPESLGIDSWGVDFGLLGSNGELLGNPYHYRDTQFNGMMDQVRQELSSQRIFERTGIQFLSFNTLYQLATLQRSGSPLLHEAERFLMIPDLLRYFLTGEAVNEFTNATTTQLYNPSQGQWDGELLKHIRISEKLFGEAVMPGTRVGQLRSSICNDLGLSSIPVIAVAEHDTGSAVVAVPATERSFAYLSCGTWSLMGTEIDHPAISTESLALNFTNEGGAGGTFRLLKNIMGLWILQESMREWERQGQEISYSALLAKAEQAPPFASLFDPDDELFMPAGDMTTRIRQYCRDTGQVIPEDQGAIARAILESLALKYRRVLGWTEQLSGQSFNGLHMVGGGIQNRLLCQWTANSIGKPVWAGPAEGSAIGNMVVQWMASGAFKDIWEARNAIRDSFPVIAYEPQDGSIWEEAYGRFLRVTASSTSQAGSEM
- a CDS encoding DeoR/GlpR family DNA-binding transcription regulator, encoding MLAAERYDRIVEMVNVKGSMRVSELSERCRVTEETIRRDLDRLEQAGRLRRSHGGAVSVKEDQPEIPYRIRETTHAEEKKRIAQAALAMINPGDRILLDASTTAGYMAANMPDFPLTVLTNSIQVATELSSRDKVEVISTGGQLASRSLSFVGPLAERSLETYHVDKLFLSCKGVHLEGGGISESNELQARLKQKMVGISDQVILLADASKFGVRAFARVSGLDAVHTIVTDQPLEAEQTDRLSGYDIEIITV